The following coding sequences lie in one Phaenicophaeus curvirostris isolate KB17595 chromosome 5, BPBGC_Pcur_1.0, whole genome shotgun sequence genomic window:
- the AKAP5 gene encoding A-kinase anchor protein 5 produces the protein MAKAAKEIQMENTKEVETQSTGTCSPSEEQAEKPSMLCFKKRKKSCKKGLTVKDACEGASEEKSQCVSADQGEAKASNQLRSSKGAWAAIKNLTKPRRRQKSATRKKLPSDSQVQLETDAEEGCTRGFSRKQASLGVKMPCMRFSRGKKKTSPSEAVEESEGSVQANEVIGILNKASEDLEDLTPINKSEYFSPVSAEEDQHTVKESTDSAGKSEPLAEPAPAVEEHTESTAQLEITDSETVDETAQEKLQEGSLPQTTVPAEGKEVAPEAPVSKDQPESTPETTELQEIPDICQELPERDESEKGINLPEECKAEETVTDFSQSALKDDAASVQGCSSHPVTLEANTGIGVSIVITVTEAEDSDNTDSDQAYEPSPVLHRNKQKGNKKSSGSFDFGKKEGAEASGSPQAEEKDQGHRTGEQYELLLIETASSLVKAAIQSSIEQLVNEMALEQNKHNSFL, from the coding sequence ATGGCAAAGGCAGCTAAGGAAATTCAAATGGAGAACACAAAAGAGGTGGAGACTCAAAGCACAGGGACATGTTCCCCGTCAGAGGAACAGGCAGAAAAACCCTCCATGCTCTGTTTTAAGAAGCGGAAGAAGTCCTGTAAAAAGGGGCTGACTGTGAAAGATGCGTGTGAAGGAGCCTCAGAGGAGAAAAGCCAATGTGTCAGTGCTGACCAAGGAGAGGCAAAAGCTTCTAATCAACTGCGATCCTCCAAAGGAGCCTGGGCAGCCATCAAAAATCTCACAAAACCTCGAAGAAGGCAAAAATCCGCCACGCGAAAGAAGTTGCCCTCTGATTCCCAGGTGCAGCTGGAGACGGATGCTGAGGAGGGCTGCACACGAGGCTTTTCAAGGAAACAGGCAAGCTTGGGGGTGAAGATGCCCTGCATGCGGTTTTCCAgaggcaagaaaaaaaccagcccCTCTGAAGCAGTGGAGGAGTCGGAGGGCAGTGTTCAAGCAAATGAAGTGATAGGCATTTTGAATAAAGCTAGTGAAGATCTGGAGGATTTGACCCCGATAAACAAGTCTGAATACTTCAGCCCAGTCTCTGCAGAAGAGGACCAGCATACGGTGAAGGAAAGCACTGACTCTGCTGGGAAGAGTGAGCCCTTGGCGGAGCCTGCACCTGCTGTAGAGGAACATACCGAGTCCACTGCTCAGTTGGAGATAACCGATTCAGAGACAGTTGATGAAACAGCCCAGGAAAAACTGCAGGAGGGAAGCCTGCCCCAAACCACAGTCCCTGCAGAAGGCAAGGAAGTTGCTCCCGAAGCGCCTGTTTCCAAGGATCAGCCTGAAAGCACCCCTGAAACCACTGAGCTGCAGGAAATCCCTGACATCTGCCAGGAACTGCCTGAAAGGGATGAATCAGAAAAGGGCATAAATCTTCCCGAGGAGTGCAAAGCTGAAGAGACTGTAACGGATTTCAGTCAGTCCGCATTAAAAGACGATGCAGCCAGCGtgcagggctgctccagccACCCAGTGACATTAGAAGCCAACACAGGCATTGGCGTCAGCATCGTCATTACTGTCACCGAAGCTGAGGACTCTGACAACACCGACTCTGACCAGGCCTACGAGCCGTCCCCAGTTTTGCACCGGAATAAgcaaaaagggaataaaaaatcAAGCGGGAGCTTTGATTTTGGTAAAAAAGAAGGCGCCGAGGCTAGTGGCAGTCCCCAGGCAGAGGAGAAAGATCAGGGACACAGAACTGGGGAGCAGTACGAATTGCTCCTCATAGAAACTGCGTCTTCCCTTGTGAAGGCGGCCATCCAGTCATCCATAGAGCAGCTGGTCAATGAAATGGCTCTGGAACAGAATAAACACAACAGCTTTCTGTGA